In the Arthrobacter sp. 31Y genome, one interval contains:
- a CDS encoding bifunctional 4-hydroxy-2-oxoglutarate aldolase/2-dehydro-3-deoxy-phosphogluconate aldolase codes for MTPEQFLQQLEADRTLAVVRAPSITDAADLCRALADGGIRSVELTFTTPDVLKHVKRAAETAAEHGAAVGIGTVMTADQARAAIDAGAQFLVTPGLRPEVAAVAVAAGIPFSLGAMTPTEVAQALDLGSAAVKIFPARQLGPAYLKDLQGPYPGIRLLPSGGIDASNAKSYLDAGAAAVCCGTSVVPPAAVAAGDWADIAARAAAFTGTLK; via the coding sequence ATGACCCCTGAACAATTCCTCCAGCAGCTCGAAGCCGACCGCACCCTGGCCGTGGTCCGTGCACCATCCATCACCGACGCCGCGGACCTATGCCGGGCACTGGCCGACGGCGGCATCCGCAGCGTGGAACTCACGTTCACCACCCCGGATGTGCTCAAGCACGTCAAACGCGCGGCGGAGACAGCCGCGGAGCATGGTGCCGCCGTCGGAATCGGCACCGTGATGACCGCCGACCAAGCCCGCGCAGCCATCGACGCCGGTGCGCAGTTCCTGGTGACGCCGGGCCTCCGCCCGGAGGTTGCCGCCGTCGCGGTCGCCGCAGGCATCCCGTTCAGTCTCGGCGCCATGACCCCCACCGAAGTGGCGCAGGCCCTGGACCTGGGGTCCGCCGCCGTCAAGATTTTCCCCGCCCGGCAGCTCGGTCCGGCGTACCTGAAGGACCTGCAGGGCCCGTACCCGGGCATCCGCTTGCTGCCTTCGGGAGGCATCGACGCCTCCAACGCCAAGAGCTACCTCGACGCCGGTGCTGCCGCAGTTTGCTGCGGCACCAGCGTGGTCCCGCCCGCAGCAGTTGCTGCAGGTGACTGGGCAGACATCGCTGCACGTGCCGCCGCCTTCACCGGCACCCTCAAGTAG
- a CDS encoding N-acyl-D-amino-acid deacylase family protein: MKTLISNATLVDGTGADRRRADVLLDGPVIAAVVDAGTLSGTLSAAETGADRVIDATGLVLSPGFIDMHAHSDLQLLVNRDHYAKLSQGVTTELLGQDGLSYAPVDDATLAGVREKIAGWNDNPADFDWNWRTVGEYLDRLDRVEESNGEEDGGRIATNAAYLVPQGTVRAMVMGFAEGDPTPGQQQQMQDVIRAAMEEGAVGMSSGLTYTPGMYAQTEELAGLCRTVGELGGFYAPHHRSYGKGALAAYAEMIGLSRDTGCALHLSHATMNFAENKGRAGELLDLIDEALDQGVDITLDTYPYLPGATTLSAILPSWASSGGTEATLARLADPETRARIQEAVEVYGSDGCHGVVAEWGTLEISGVQNPALAGHVGKTVRDIAAETKQEPFDVFAQILTEDRLGTGILQHVGHEENVQAIMKHRTHTGGSDGLLVGAKPHPRAWGTFPRYLGHYSRDLGLLSLEETVHHLSGRPAARLKLHKRGLVREGYAADVVLFDPETIRDEATFENPRQAASGIQYVFVNGTAVIDGGNPTGARAGRALRRHRDGLTREGQQ; the protein is encoded by the coding sequence ATGAAGACCCTCATCAGCAACGCCACCTTGGTGGATGGAACCGGAGCGGACCGCCGCCGTGCGGACGTCCTGTTGGACGGCCCGGTGATTGCCGCCGTAGTCGACGCCGGAACGCTCTCCGGAACGCTCTCCGCAGCGGAAACCGGCGCTGACCGCGTCATCGATGCCACCGGCCTGGTCCTGAGCCCCGGATTCATCGACATGCACGCACACTCGGACCTGCAACTGCTGGTGAACAGGGACCACTACGCCAAGCTCAGCCAAGGAGTCACCACAGAATTACTGGGCCAGGACGGCCTGTCCTACGCTCCCGTGGACGATGCCACGCTGGCCGGTGTCCGGGAGAAGATCGCCGGCTGGAACGACAACCCGGCGGATTTCGACTGGAACTGGCGGACCGTGGGGGAGTACCTCGACCGCCTGGACAGGGTTGAAGAAAGCAACGGGGAAGAGGACGGTGGCCGCATCGCCACCAACGCCGCCTACCTGGTGCCTCAAGGAACCGTCCGGGCCATGGTGATGGGATTCGCCGAAGGCGACCCCACGCCCGGGCAACAGCAGCAGATGCAGGATGTCATCCGTGCGGCGATGGAGGAAGGGGCCGTTGGAATGTCCTCGGGCTTGACCTACACGCCGGGCATGTACGCGCAGACCGAGGAACTCGCCGGGCTCTGCCGGACCGTGGGCGAACTGGGTGGCTTCTACGCGCCGCATCACCGCTCCTACGGCAAAGGTGCGCTCGCCGCCTACGCCGAGATGATCGGGCTGAGCCGCGACACGGGCTGCGCACTGCACCTGTCCCACGCCACCATGAACTTCGCGGAGAACAAGGGCCGAGCCGGGGAACTGCTGGACCTGATCGATGAAGCCTTGGACCAAGGTGTGGACATCACGCTGGATACCTACCCTTACCTCCCGGGAGCCACCACGCTCTCGGCGATCCTGCCCAGCTGGGCTTCTTCCGGCGGAACCGAGGCCACGCTGGCTCGCCTGGCAGACCCCGAAACCCGCGCGCGCATCCAAGAAGCCGTGGAGGTCTACGGCTCCGACGGCTGCCACGGCGTGGTCGCCGAGTGGGGCACCCTGGAAATCAGCGGCGTCCAGAACCCGGCGCTCGCAGGGCACGTGGGCAAGACCGTCCGCGACATCGCTGCGGAGACCAAGCAAGAACCCTTCGATGTCTTCGCGCAGATCCTCACGGAAGACCGCCTGGGCACCGGAATCCTGCAGCACGTGGGCCACGAGGAAAACGTCCAGGCCATCATGAAGCACCGCACCCACACCGGCGGCAGCGACGGGCTTCTGGTCGGCGCCAAGCCACACCCCCGCGCCTGGGGAACCTTCCCGCGCTACCTCGGCCACTATTCCCGCGATCTCGGACTGCTCAGCCTCGAGGAAACGGTCCACCACCTCAGCGGCCGCCCCGCCGCACGACTCAAGCTCCACAAGAGGGGACTAGTCCGCGAAGGCTACGCGGCCGACGTCGTGCTCTTCGATCCCGAAACCATTCGCGACGAAGCCACTTTCGAGAATCCCCGCCAAGCCGCCAGCGGCATCCAGTACGTCTTCGTCAACGGCACGGCAGTGATCGACGGCGGCAACCCCACCGGCGCCCGTGCCGGCCGTGCCCTCCGCCGACACCGCGACGGACTCACCCGAGAAGGACAACAATGA
- a CDS encoding alanine racemase produces the protein MNTSEAISASAVAGLAERRLDWRHKAVPASANGTTHADFLAAKHTLAELQTPLLTLDANSLQANADRLAEWCGRHGVLLGPHGKTTMSPQLWTEQLNRGAWGITLANFAQLRVAREFGVRNLQLANSLTDPHAIQWVASQPADTTILSWIDSLGTVDVINQTLTGSDAVLDVLVELGAHGGRTGARGVDAALDVARAISASPNLRLVGVSGYEGSLAHTADDAGLAAVRGYLAQMGLLHEGLLAEGLYGSSEVILTAGGSAYFDDVVMVLSPYISSGTGSRVDLMIRSGAYIIHDDGFYRGISPFSREGDQPFTAGMHGWARVVSQTEPGLAILDAGKRDLPFDEGLPEPQLIGPVLGGVMTPLVGAEITSVNDQHSFMTFDANTTTVRPGDVVRLGLSHPCTAFDKWTVIPVLAGGASAETTGDQTVVDLIHTFF, from the coding sequence GTGAACACTTCCGAAGCCATCTCGGCATCTGCCGTGGCGGGCCTGGCTGAGCGCCGTCTCGACTGGCGCCACAAAGCGGTGCCCGCATCCGCGAACGGGACCACCCACGCGGACTTCCTCGCCGCCAAGCACACGTTGGCCGAACTCCAGACGCCGCTGCTCACCCTCGACGCCAACTCGCTCCAGGCCAACGCTGATCGTTTGGCTGAATGGTGCGGTCGCCACGGCGTCCTCCTCGGCCCGCACGGCAAGACCACCATGTCCCCCCAGCTCTGGACTGAGCAGCTCAACCGGGGCGCATGGGGCATCACGCTGGCCAACTTCGCGCAGCTCCGCGTGGCCCGTGAGTTCGGTGTGCGGAACCTCCAACTGGCCAACAGCCTCACGGATCCGCACGCAATCCAGTGGGTGGCTAGTCAGCCCGCGGACACCACCATCCTGTCCTGGATCGACTCCCTGGGAACCGTGGACGTCATCAACCAGACCCTCACCGGCAGCGATGCGGTGTTGGACGTCCTGGTGGAGCTCGGAGCCCACGGTGGCCGGACCGGCGCGCGTGGCGTGGATGCTGCCCTGGACGTGGCCCGTGCTATTTCTGCCTCGCCGAACCTGCGCTTGGTGGGCGTCAGCGGTTATGAAGGCTCGCTCGCGCACACAGCGGACGACGCCGGACTGGCCGCCGTTCGGGGCTACCTCGCCCAGATGGGACTGCTTCACGAGGGGTTGCTCGCCGAAGGCCTGTACGGCTCCAGCGAAGTGATCCTCACAGCAGGGGGAAGCGCCTACTTTGACGACGTGGTCATGGTTCTGTCGCCGTACATCAGCAGCGGCACGGGCTCCCGCGTGGACCTGATGATCCGCAGCGGCGCCTACATCATCCACGACGACGGCTTCTACCGCGGAATCTCGCCGTTCTCCCGTGAAGGCGACCAGCCATTCACGGCCGGAATGCACGGCTGGGCACGCGTTGTGTCGCAAACCGAACCCGGCCTGGCCATCCTCGACGCCGGCAAACGAGACCTCCCCTTCGACGAAGGCTTGCCCGAACCACAGTTGATCGGTCCGGTGTTGGGAGGAGTCATGACGCCCCTGGTTGGCGCCGAAATCACCTCGGTCAATGACCAACACAGCTTCATGACCTTCGACGCGAACACCACCACCGTCCGGCCCGGAGACGTGGTCCGGCTGGGCCTGTCCCACCCATGCACGGCGTTCGACAAATGGACCGTCATTCCGGTCCTCGCCGGCGGTGCGTCCGCCGAAACCACCGGCGACCAGACCGTCGTCGACCTCATCCATACCTTCTTCTAG
- a CDS encoding sugar kinase, producing the protein MLSAVCVGETMAMLTPAHAVPLHLANELHFGIGGAESNVAMGLTAMGLDTHWVSRVGHDGFGTRILHELQDHGVGTSGVEVDHSLPTGLYVKVPAQDSDPDGGSSVLYYRQGSAASAMGPGTLSNPAVSSLLENAALIHLSGITAALSPECLSLLEAILTEPRNGRTISFDVNWREALWANQDRSVLQRLANMADVVLVGKDEAEYAFGTTDEAELRRMMPDPKVLVIKNEAISAISLDRSGIREEVPALSVAVVEPVGAGDSFAAGYLSGMLFGLGQKESLRRGHVAAACTLTVHGDRGPLPHAAELAAILDSSDDVWAAIHVEDGQFNTRTGA; encoded by the coding sequence ATGCTTTCAGCTGTATGCGTGGGCGAAACCATGGCCATGCTTACCCCTGCCCACGCCGTCCCCCTGCACCTGGCAAACGAGCTTCACTTCGGGATCGGCGGCGCTGAATCCAACGTCGCCATGGGCCTCACAGCCATGGGCTTGGACACGCACTGGGTCAGCCGGGTTGGCCACGACGGATTCGGCACCCGCATCCTCCACGAGCTTCAGGATCACGGCGTGGGAACCTCCGGCGTCGAGGTGGACCACTCCCTGCCCACCGGCCTCTACGTGAAGGTCCCGGCCCAGGACTCAGACCCCGACGGCGGCAGCTCGGTTTTGTACTACCGGCAAGGATCCGCGGCCTCGGCCATGGGACCCGGCACACTATCCAATCCCGCCGTTTCCTCCTTGCTGGAAAACGCAGCACTGATCCACCTGAGTGGGATCACCGCCGCTCTCTCCCCCGAGTGCCTTTCACTGCTGGAAGCCATCCTGACGGAGCCAAGAAACGGCCGGACCATCAGCTTCGACGTCAACTGGCGTGAAGCCCTCTGGGCAAACCAGGACCGATCCGTCCTGCAACGGCTGGCGAACATGGCCGACGTCGTGCTGGTTGGAAAAGACGAAGCCGAATACGCCTTCGGCACCACCGACGAAGCCGAACTCCGCCGCATGATGCCCGACCCCAAGGTGCTGGTCATCAAGAACGAGGCAATCAGCGCCATCTCTTTGGACCGGAGCGGCATCCGGGAAGAGGTGCCCGCACTGTCTGTCGCCGTCGTCGAGCCCGTTGGCGCGGGTGATTCATTCGCTGCCGGTTACCTCAGCGGCATGCTGTTCGGACTCGGCCAAAAAGAGAGCCTCCGCCGCGGGCATGTGGCTGCGGCGTGCACGCTGACGGTCCACGGTGATCGCGGTCCGCTGCCCCACGCCGCCGAACTCGCAGCCATCCTCGATTCTTCGGATGACGTTTGGGCTGCTATCCATGTTGAAGACGGACAATTCAACACCAGAACCGGAGCGTGA
- a CDS encoding IclR family transcriptional regulator, translated as MLKTDNSTPEPERDTVSQSLMRAIDLLGELAAKPATLDELASKAAVHKTTVMRLLHAMEEKRFVVRDEDQRFMLGSKLFELSSLALEQRDIRKVAHPHLAELNGRTGHTVHLAAFEGNEVVYIDKFESHHPVRMYSRIGLTASLHSAAVSKVLLADMPRSRQEKIAAGLDYVKVTENTLTSPEALLAELEQVKEQGWAHDNAEHEAFVHCIAAPIRDASGAVVAAASCSVPVVMLSYEGLLELLPDLKASTEAVSNDLGWISHERNSA; from the coding sequence ATGTTGAAGACGGACAATTCAACACCAGAACCGGAGCGTGACACCGTGAGCCAAAGCCTCATGCGGGCCATCGACCTGCTCGGCGAACTCGCCGCCAAACCCGCAACCCTGGACGAGCTGGCTTCCAAGGCCGCCGTCCACAAAACCACCGTGATGCGGCTGCTGCACGCCATGGAAGAAAAGCGCTTCGTGGTCCGCGACGAAGATCAGCGCTTCATGCTCGGTTCCAAGCTCTTTGAACTGTCCTCGCTGGCCCTGGAGCAGCGGGACATCCGCAAAGTGGCGCACCCGCATCTGGCCGAACTCAACGGCCGCACCGGGCACACCGTGCACCTCGCAGCCTTTGAAGGGAATGAGGTGGTGTACATCGACAAATTCGAGTCGCACCACCCCGTTCGCATGTACTCGCGCATCGGCCTGACAGCATCGCTGCACTCGGCCGCTGTGTCCAAAGTCCTCCTCGCCGACATGCCGCGCAGCCGGCAGGAAAAGATCGCCGCGGGGTTGGACTACGTGAAAGTTACCGAGAACACCCTGACCTCACCGGAGGCCCTCCTGGCCGAACTGGAACAGGTCAAGGAACAGGGCTGGGCTCACGACAACGCCGAGCACGAAGCGTTCGTGCACTGCATCGCGGCCCCCATCCGCGACGCCAGCGGCGCCGTTGTAGCCGCAGCCTCTTGTTCGGTACCGGTAGTGATGCTCAGCTATGAAGGCTTGCTTGAGCTGCTGCCCGACCTCAAAGCCAGCACCGAGGCTGTCTCCAACGACCTCGGCTGGATCAGCCACGAAAGGAACTCAGCATGA